Within Chaetodon auriga isolate fChaAug3 chromosome 7, fChaAug3.hap1, whole genome shotgun sequence, the genomic segment GGCTTACCTTACAACAGGGACATTTAGGCTAAtgatttttgttcttctctgGCCATCCAGAACGTCTGCTGGACCAAAGATTCCCTGTCAGTAATGTCTCTTTAATCCCAGTATTTCTAACCTGTCATTTCCAGGAAGTGATGGTGCCAGTGTCCAGGTGACCTCTGTTCCAGCCTCTCTGGTTCCCtacagtctgtctttctctgcccGAGTGTCCTCTCCTCGTCCAGTCTCTAAAGTAGAGTCCAACTGTTCCCTGGACCCTCTGCAGTACCTCAACACAGAGCAAACCCAGGCCACGGTAGGTAGAGTGAtggtgtgtctgctgtgtgtgattctTCCTCAATACTGACGTCCAGAGatatgactgtgtgtctgtttatgagTGTGCTTTGTGAACTGCAGGTCAAGTTGGCTTCAGGACATAAGTTTGACAGAGACATTGAAGTGCTGATTTATTACAAAGACGCCCACCAGCCCACCGCTGTGGTGGAGGCAGGACAGGCCTCTGCCAAGCCTGGTGAGTTAGCGGATCAGTGAAGTTGTTGCTTTCCAAATTAAAAGTTTCATTCATTATCCTCCACCTGATGAGTCGTATGTGTTGGAATAAACCACAAAAGTCACatttgtgtgtctcctctgtgtttcaggcTCTCTGATGGGTGATCCAGTAGTGATGCTGAGTCTGTACCCTGAGTTCCCCGAGGCTGTGATGTCTTCAGTTGCCTCATGTGGAGAGTTTGTGCTCTTATTGGATCGATCTGGAAGTATGGATTGTGGTACCGGTGACAGCGATGAGCCAGAAACTCGCATTAGCAGTGCCAGGGTATTCATCATGTGTTGTTTGTGGAATCAAATTATCCATAGTGTCCGTCTGACACAGTGACATTCActatcttttctctcctttcttaaggacactctgctgctcctgctgaagAGCTTACCAATGGGCTGCTATTTCAACATCTACAGTTTTGGGTCCAACTATGAGCACATCTTCCCGTAAGTCACTCCTTCGTGTCACTCAGTACAACAAAAATGTGCTTCATTCTTTGATATCACTGTTTTTCAGGTGCAGTTTAAGTCCTCTCTATCAGCAGACAGATCATTTATATTTGCTGATTCTGGGAAGCCATGGATTATGTGTATCGTGAATGTTTCACTCCCTacatattaaaatgaattacCCCATCAGCATGTGCATGGCAACTTCAGTGCACCGAGGACATGTTTAAATTCAAGGAAAGATGGTAGTtatgcttttaaaatgttggacGTGAATTCTGAACTGTGAAAGTTGGTCGTGCTGCACAACCATCCACCTCCTTCTTCACTTCCTcaatttctgtgtttctgacgGCAGTAAGAGTGTAGAGTACAATGAGAAGACTATGGAAGAGGCTCTGAAGAAAGTTGAGAAGATGGACGCGAATCTGGGAGGAACAGAGATCCTTGAGCCCCTGAAACATATCTACAGCCAGCCCTGCATTCCCAGTCAACCGAGACAAGTAATACAcaccgcaaacacacacatatatgttcTCACATGCGCAAAATAAGTTACGTGGGTTTTTTGTGGCATGGTGTAAGCAAAGCAAAGCTGGAATATAATGACACAGGCTCTCGGTGTAAAAAGTCAGTATGGTACATCATACACACCAATTTGCCTGTCGATCTCATGCTCCATGCAACTGTGTTTAATGCTTACTTTGTAGATTTAATAGTGGTATAACATTAGTTGGATGACATGATTGAAATTTTGATAATACATTTCTAAACTATAGAAAAGCTTCAGATTTGAGGTGTTGAGCGTTCATGTCTTAGTGCGCTGTACCACCCAGAACACAATATTATTTTCTGGAGTCGATGTGACTGCGCTTCCACACTTAGAGCAGCTGCGTCAAATGCTTGGGAGCACACAGACAGTCCCTGGACTGTCCCCTTGGACCAGACtgggacagcagcaggtgtTGCCCCATCTGCAAAATGTTGctgaggattttttttgttgttttttagcTCTCTGTCAATATAATCCATTAAAACTGCTGTTGTGTGCTCTACAGTTCACTTGCTGTCCACTCACTGAACATGCTGTGTGGATTCAGTGCTTTAATGGagcacacacagtgtttgacagCTGGTGTCATCAGAGGAAGCAAATGATTGCAAATACATCAGGCTTAGAATACCTTGTACAAGCCATCAAACACACCTTGACGATCCCCTCAATAGCCCTGCTTTCTACTGTTCTGTTCACACCTTTCCAAGTAAAATCTCGGACAAACCGGTTTGTTCGATGCCCGTATTCACCACACCTCTATTGTTCTTCATATTCTACTGTTCCAGAAACTTGTGTCACTAAAACAGCAATCTAACACAGCTCTCAGACAAGTATGTGTATGACTTTCAACACATGCTGCATGTTTCTGGGTGTGAGGTCATGTACCTTAGACTAACATGCAAACTGTCCTCCCTAGCTATTTGTTTTTACTGACGGTGAGGTGGGGAATACAAAAGAAGTCATCAGTCTGGTGAAGAAGAATTCAGGTTCCCACAGGTGaaaccacaaatacacaaaacacaacaaacacccacacaactCATAGAATACGTCCAATGCTCTGTTGCTGTGTGAGTTTAAAACAAACCTATTGTATTGTAGGTGTTTCTCTTTTGGCATTGGGGAAGGGGCCAGCTCTGCTCTTATCAATGGGTTGGCCAAGGAAGGAGGGGGTCATGCTCAGTTCATCACAGGGACTGACAGGATGCAACCCAAAGTAAGACATCACAGTcattacaaaaaaatgtaaaaaaaaaaaatgcaatctgGACAAAAgacatgatttaaaaaaaaaatgttttttctcatcAGGTGATGCAATCGCTGCGATTCGCTCTGCAGCCAGCTGTGGAGGACGTTTCAGTCACCTGGGATTTGCCAGAGGGAGTCTCTGCCACTGTCCTCTCTCCACCAATCACAACACTTTtccagggtcagaggtcacttgTTTATGCCCAGCTCACTGGACAGGTAGGAGCAGCACCATCCAAATACATCACTATTTGTCAGGTTTGAAGAATATGAATGAtttttctgtaattctgatgatgGGATTGGTTTCTGACACTATCGTGCTTTGTCAGAgttcagaggcagcagagggtgGTGTGACGGTGAAGTACAGCCTGGCAGGTCATCCCTCTCAGAGCCAGCTCCACTTCAGTCTCAGACCTACAGAGGACACTGGGTAAAACAACGTGTGGTCAGACTGCACTTTAAATTAGATACTGACTTAACAATGCTGACTTCATTTTGGTAGTATGTACAAAGTGAAGTGGTTACAAAGACTAAAATAATTGTGTTGTGCTCTACTCTTATGTGTAACTCGTCCCTTTCAAACTTAGACATAATGATGATTACTCCTTCAGTCTCTTTTCACATattaaagactttttttatGTCCTTATAGGCCTTGAAGAGGCTTTGCTGGAAATAAATCACTATTTTGCGTTTATACCAATGACAGGTAAAATCcatctgtgtttcctcctcgCTCTTCTCTGCAGATTAACAGTCCACAGGTTGGCCGCTCGGCTTCTCATTCGCTCcctggagatggaggagagtgaCGATGAAGGAGAGCAAGATAGAGGAGTGAAACAGAAGGTGGTGGAGCTCAGTGTCCAGTCGGGTGTGAGCAGCGCCTTTACGGCTTTCATTGCTGTCAAGAAAGGCGACGGCGGCGCGATTCAAGGACCCCTGATGCGTAGAGATGTTCCAACACCCAGTGAGTATTTTTCGGGGTAGATGCAGGAAACGTGGCCACTCTCTGTTTATTGTCATATCTAAAGATTGGTTATGTCAATTAGATTGTTTTAGGAGGACATTGTCGGCTGGAATAATACTTACACATCCATGCTGTCTTCATATTAGTGATCTTGTAATTGATGTCCCAAAATTTGCCACTTTACATTCTGTCACTGGAATGGTCTGCCTGGCACCCCCGTGCAGCTGCTGGATCTATATCTTGCTGCTGATTGATGTTTTTGCCCCAGCTGATGACTTTCATGTAATATATGCTCTCCTTTAATCTCAGGTTATGGTTTGGTTGCCCAGTGCTGTTATATGTCTGCTGACACGCAAGCCTTCTGTGAGTAAAAGttggctttttttgtttgtttgttttttaccaGGTGCAGTGCTTTACAGTATAAATATTGTTCTCTGTACGCCTGATAGGTGTATATATAACATTAGTGAGTTGCCACTCAGTACAGGGGTCTGAGCCTGGGTGGACAGTACAGTGCAGGATCAGACACAGAGCAGGGCAACAAGATCGAGCATCTGTTTAGTGCAGTGCAGAATTTAATGTGGATTTCAGACACATTAATTGATTAACTTTGATTAGAATCATAAAATATTTTGGTATGATTTTTTTAGTGTAATGGTGCATTTCTTTGAAAAAGCAGCCTGTAGCCTGGACAGTTTGGATGAAGACTATCAACTCGACTATGGATCCCCGCCTTCTGATGAAGgtatgtgttttgtttcagtggtGCATATCCTTTATAGATTATTCAACATGTATCTATTTTTTTAATACAGACTGACAATGGTGCTTTCTGAAGAATAAATGGGGAAGCCCTTTTCTTAAAACCCATTGGAGGTAGTAAACAATGTATAATGAATGTAGACATGGCGGCCCATTCATTCCAATGagacctgctcacacacacacagcaggctgagAAAGTCTctcccacacatgcatgcgccTCCTAATGTAGGTGCCCATCATGTATCATTGACTTTCCCTTGCTGAGTCTGTTCAGCTGTTTGCActaatgaattaaataaaaatgtctttgacTCATGGTGCCTTCTTATATACTGTCCCTAATGATTGTTTGAAGGAGTAATTTTCAGTTTGTGGTTCTCCTGGATATTTACTTCTTAGTTTAAGCttggtttcttttaaaattGACGAGCTTGCCATAAATTCTCTCTGGGTCCCAGGACATCATGTGACACTTGACTCATCAAGATATAGTTTCTCAGAGCAGAGCAACGTGATCAAGCGTCAATTTAGTGCACTGCAGAATTTAAGGTGGAATTCGGACATATTAGTTCTGTAATTTTGACTGGAATTATAAAATTTTCCggtctgcttttgtttgtataacagttcatttcttttaaaaagcagAGGTCCTCTATTCGTATGAAGGAGGGCTTGTGAAAGGTCAAATGGCTTACAGTAATGAAGGTATGTGTTTATACAACatgtatttattctttttatacAGACTGACAATGGTGCTTTCTAAAGAATAAATGGAGTAGTCCTTTTCTTAAAACCCATTACTCGTGGAGGTAGTAAACAATGTATAATAGACATGGCGGCCCGTTCATTCCAATGTGACCTGCTGACACACAACAGGCTGAGAAAGTTTTccccacacatgcatgcacctCCTAATGTAGTTGCCCATCATGTATAATTGACTTTATCTTGCTGAGTCCATTCAGCTGTCTGCActaatgaattaaataaaaatgactgtgATTCAAGGTGCTGTCTTATATGTTGTACGTAATTTTCAATTTGTGGCTTTCCTCTGTATTCTTAATTTAACCGTGGTTTCTTTTAAAACTGAAGCATTTGGCATAAATTCCTTCTGGGTCTTCTTGTATCTTGAGAGGAGAAGATGCCAAACCAAGCTATTTAACTTGACTTCACCCAGCTATGTTCGGCCACTTTTAACACACCTTCATTTTGACTGCCGTACAGCTGCTTTAGGCCTGAGCAAGTGATCAGGTAATTCATCTGCTTGGAAAATTGATCCAAATATGAGCCTGTAAATGCAAAAGTGTCCAGCAATAAATGCTGCTGTAGTCAAGGCTAAACCTATGATCTGAATTTgataactttaaaaaaaaaccgTAATGTGAGGATGAATTCTCTCAAATTTGACACTCTAAATTCTGAATGAGCTTATTAATCATCTTGTTTCCCTTTGGGACTAAACCTAGACTGGAGCCTGATTGCTGTATTGCTTTTTGTACAACTCTCACTAATTTATTCGCTTTATAATAGATTTTGTTCCATTCAAGCCAGtatgacatttttttaaatatttcatgaaatTGAGAAAAGGTGATCCATACGCAAATATGCAAGCAAAGACATGATTTGGACCACAAAATTAGCACACATGAATACGAACCTGAAAGAACGCCGTTAGCTGCTCAAACGGTCTCGTCTGTAGTATGCTATATCTACACATTAGTGTCAAAtgggcaaaaatgaaaaaaatatgcaAGCATCTTGTGATCTTTCtactttctctcactctttatCTCAGACTTCAGTCCTGAAGTCGCTCTTCCCGAACAGCCTCGCAGAGACCCTTTGCTGCAGTTGGTCTCCCTCCAGAAGGCGTCTGGCTGCTGGATGCTGGATCCAGCTCTGGCTGCTGCACTAGGAAAGACCAGCGAGGAGGTGGAGAACACAAAACCTTCAGCGGTGAGTCACTGTGGAAATATTAATACGAGGTTATAATGGGccttattgaaaaaaaaaaaaaaaaaaaaactgaatgaaacacttgtataaaagataagaaaatgaaatactcCATGGCAATGTATACAGAATGTATTATGAAAATGCAAGCTATGATACAAACAAtttatggaaatgaatgaatgtatgatGCCCTCCTGTGATGTTTTTAACCACTTGTTTACTGTTTGAGAGGCTTTGACCATATATGTGAATAGTTCCCATGAATTTGTGTTTgcaggctcttttttttttttttttttttttttttggatatctGATATTGTTACTGCTATTTTAGTTACAGTTTTAAACTGTGCAAACATATTTACCCCTCAATTTTcccttgttttctttgcttttctcctctccacaaCATTTCCCTGATTCTGTGAATTAGGTGAACCAGGAAGTGTGGGCCACCATCCTGGCTCTGATCTGGCTTCATGGTTTCAAGAAGGATGCTCAGGAAGAGTGGGAGCTTCTGGCCATGAAGGCTGTGTCATGGCTCCGCGCTCAGAACGGTAGCAACCATAATAATAAagtgctgatctgctgtttttgagAGTGTGTGCCAGttaaaatctgctgtttgctcacattcagtctcctctgctgatgactttttttttttttctcagcaacATGTGTGGCAGAGTGTGTGGAAGCTGGAAATGCTGTGTTGGGTTGTGAGGTGCAGAGAGACGCCCTGGGACTCTGAGTTTTTCGCCGAAGTGGTTTCTCCTTCAGGACTGACACACGGAGGCAGATTTACTCCATCCTCTAACCTTCACACTGCACTGCCTGTTACCGTTTACAGTATCTGCATTACAGTTTTGTGTGCCTTTGCATATTTGCACTGGACTTCATCTATCCAGGATCAGCCATGTTGCGAGAATTGTGTCAGTGTTGCATTGTGTTGGAAATGATTTCGcttaaaaaagataaataaagttgaataTTGGAAACTTCATTTGAGAATCATGTATATGGGcggaaatgatgatgatgatctttttcttattttgaatTATAGTTTTCAGGGGTAGATTCACAGcataaaatgattattttaccATATCAGCTTCTCTAAATTGATAAGGTGAAATGCCTGATTATAACCATATATGTAGTCAGAGGTGTCCTGAATGCAAATATATCAGTTGTTGTTAGAAATTATGGAACAGTTCGTCGTTCAATTATTAGAAATGTAGCAATTTCAAGGTACACACACGGGACTCTTACTCTGTAATTTCGttaaattgatttttatttcattctctATGTAGTCCTGATGTTATCCTGAGATTGATTGTATTAGTCTTTGTTgggaattatttatttacttttttcctGCGAACCAAAATCAAAGAATATCGTAATTGTCCTCACATTTTAGTTAATTTATGAGACACATGTAACGTGTTCTACTCTAATCCAGTTAgtcttattttcatatttgcaTTTGCTCTATACTTTGCGTTAACGCCTTATTTTGAAAACCGGATCATGTGTGTCCCAGCACTAATTTCACCAAGTCCGTAGAGATTTGATAAATTGTGATATATTTATGTGGTGTGCTCGGGTACAGTTCAGATTTCTCTTCAGGTAAAACTTTGAGACTGCGATACTTTTTCAATGCATTTACCGTAAAGGCGAGAATACACGTGCACTTAAAATTTAGGCTGATCACGGAATTTGCGAGTGACCGGTAGCCTTACCGCAGTGTAGTATTGACTCAGCTTAAACCTCAAGGTTTTGTCCTTGTATCTGCAAGAGGAAACTACTTTAAAGCTACATACAAGCATTTATTCTCAGAAGTCGGCGTTTTGTCTGTGTATTTAACTCTAAGTTGTCCAAGACGATGCAGCTGCTGCGCTAAATTAATGTTAGAGGGATCGGATTTAGCGTCATCTTTAGCTGGTTGATAATAGTTAACTTAATTAAACCCAGCTGAGATATTTGTCTCACCGGAGTGATGATATTTTCACAgcgagtgtttgtttgtgtttcagtggaaTATTAGGCAAAACAATTCTTAAAAAACAGCAAACGTGGTCAGTTGTTATTTTTTGTACATAAATGgattaaaaatatatttggaGAATATATTTTTTGATGAGAATTTGGATGACATTCACATAAAAACAGTCTGTCCTAACTATTGCACCAACAAGGCCGTTCTTCTATTGCAGCAGGAAGTCCTGAAACACGCTTCCAACGCGCACAGGTGGGTGCAATAGGTCGATTTCTTCCATAACTTTTTTGTCTTGATAAATCATATAAGTGAAGGCATGTCAATTTGTCTTTTCTGGTGATCAAGTGACGAACACCAAAGAAGTTATCAGTCTGGTGAAGAAGAATTCTAGCTCCCACAGGTGAAACCACAACAAACACCCACAGAATGGCTAGAATATGTCCCGTGTTCTAGTGCTGTATGTGTTGAAAACAAACCTACTGTATTGTAGGTGTTTCTCTTTTTGCATTGGGGAAGAGTCCAGCTCTGCTCTTATCAATGGGTTGGCCAAAGAAGGAGGAGGTCATGCTCAGGATGCAACCCAAAGTAAGACATTTAGTTCatatgaaaagacatttttcaaaaacaaatgcGATAACTAATTTGCACTTGGACAGAAATTGCATTCACAAGTGCCTTACTTGTGTGTTATACTTTTACTCATCAGGTGATGCAGTCACTGCGATTTGCTCTGCAGCCAGGTGTGGAGGACGTCTCAGTCACGTGGGATTTGCCTCTGTTGCTGTCCTCTCTCCAGCAATCACAGCACTTAtccagggtcagaggtcactggtTTATGCCCAGCTCACTGGACAGGTAGGAGCAGCACCAATCTCGTACCTTTCTGATTCTTTGTATGAAGGGAACCAAGCTTAGGAGGAGAGTGTGTCTAATGGTACTTAGTGTCAACAAAATTCACACTCTTTCATCACGCATTATTAAACTTCAATTGGTGTTTGCGCACCATCAATGTACGTCCACTAAAAATGGAGTACAGTCTGGCAGGTCGTCCACTTTCAGTCCACAGTTGGCTGCTTGGACTCTAATATGCTCCCTGGAGAGGTGGGGATGAGGGAGTGAGCAGTGCCTTCACTGCTTTCAGTGCTCTCAACAAAGATGATGGTGAGGTGATTCAAGGGCCTGTGGTGCCCAGAAATGTTCCAACAGCCTGTGAGTGGTTTTTTCCTccaaaagcaaatgaaaaatgaataccACCACTTAGAAAGACATCACATTGATGGTGCTGCAGTGAATGATGTTGTACTGAAGCACAATGGTGTTCTGCTGTATGAA encodes:
- the LOC143323817 gene encoding von Willebrand factor A domain-containing protein 5A-like isoform X4, yielding MSCCGLLTAQKEPVPLKSVEVELEVRDHVATVVSTLTYENKEDKPIEAVFVFPLPGDAAVCHFSATIGQTQIVAEVKEKQEAREDYDDALSSGQQAFLLEESEQSPDIFSLSVGSLPPGESASIRLEYVTELAVQADDGLRFCLPAVLNPRYQPQGSDGASVQVTSVPASLVPYSLSFSARVSSPRPVSKVESNCSLDPLQYLNTEQTQATVKLASGHKFDRDIEVLIYYKDAHQPTAVVEAGQASAKPGSLMGDPVVMLSLYPEFPEAVMSSVASCGEFVLLLDRSGSMDCGTGDSDEPETRISSARDTLLLLLKSLPMGCYFNIYSFGSNYEHIFPKSVEYNEKTMEEALKKVEKMDANLGGTEILEPLKHIYSQPCIPSQPRQLFVFTDGEVGNTKEVISLVKKNSGSHRCFSFGIGEGASSALINGLAKEGGGHAQFITGTDRMQPKVMQSLRFALQPAVEDVSVTWDLPEGVSATVLSPPITTLFQGQRSLVYAQLTGQSSEAAEGGVTVKYSLAGHPSQSQLHFSLRPTEDTGLTVHRLAARLLIRSLEMEESDDEGEQDRGVKQKVVELSVQSGVSSAFTAFIAVKKGDGGAIQGPLMRRDVPTPSYGLVAQCCYMSADTQAFSCSLDSLDEDYQLDYGSPPSDEEVLYSYEGGLVKGQMAYSNEDFSPEVALPEQPRRDPLLQLVSLQKASGCWMLDPALAAALGKTSEEVENTKPSAVNQEVWATILALIWLHGFKKDAQEEWELLAMKAVSWLRAQNATCVAECVEAGNAVLGCEVQRDALGL
- the LOC143323817 gene encoding von Willebrand factor A domain-containing protein 5A-like isoform X3 produces the protein MSCCGLLTAQKEPVPLKSVEVELEVRDHVATVVSTLTYENKEDKPIEAVFVFPLPGDAAVCHFSATIGQTQIVAEVKEKQEAREDYDDALSSGQQAFLLEESEQSPDIFSLSVGSLPPGESASIRLEYVTELAVQADDGLRFCLPAVLNPRYQPQGSDGASVQVTSVPASLVPYSLSFSARVSSPRPVSKVESNCSLDPLQYLNTEQTQATVKLASGHKFDRDIEVLIYYKDAHQPTAVVEAGQASAKPGSLMGDPVVMLSLYPEFPEAVMSSVASCGEFVLLLDRSGSMDCGTGDSDEPETRISSARDTLLLLLKSLPMGCYFNIYSFGSNYEHIFPKSVEYNEKTMEEALKKVEKMDANLGGTEILEPLKHIYSQPCIPSQPRQLFVFTDGEVGNTKEVISLVKKNSGSHRCFSFGIGEGASSALINGLAKEGGGHAQFITGTDRMQPKVMQSLRFALQPAVEDVSVTWDLPEGVSATVLSPPITTLFQGQRSLVYAQLTGQSSEAAEGGVTVKYSLAGHPSQSQLHFSLRPTEDTGLTVHRLAARLLIRSLEMEESDDEGEQDRGVKQKVVELSVQSGVSSAFTAFIAVKKGDGGAIQGPLMRRDVPTPSYGLVAQCCYMSADTQAFSACSLDSLDEDYQLDYGSPPSDEEVLYSYEGGLVKGQMAYSNEDFSPEVALPEQPRRDPLLQLVSLQKASGCWMLDPALAAALGKTSEEVENTKPSAVNQEVWATILALIWLHGFKKDAQEEWELLAMKAVSWLRAQNATCVAECVEAGNAVLGCEVQRDALGL
- the LOC143323817 gene encoding von Willebrand factor A domain-containing protein 5A-like isoform X2; protein product: MSCCGLLTAQKEPVPLKSVEVELEVRDHVATVVSTLTYENKEDKPIEAVFVFPLPGDAAVCHFSATIGQTQIVAEVKEKQEAREDYDDALSSGQQAFLLEESEQSPDIFSLSVGSLPPGESASIRLEYVTELAVQADDGLRFCLPAVLNPRYQPQGSDGASVQVTSVPASLVPYSLSFSARVSSPRPVSKVESNCSLDPLQYLNTEQTQATVKLASGHKFDRDIEVLIYYKDAHQPTAVVEAGQASAKPGSLMGDPVVMLSLYPEFPEAVMSSVASCGEFVLLLDRSGSMDCGTGDSDEPETRISSARDTLLLLLKSLPMGCYFNIYSFGSNYEHIFPKSVEYNEKTMEEALKKVEKMDANLGGTEILEPLKHIYSQPCIPSQPRQLFVFTDGEVGNTKEVISLVKKNSGSHRCFSFGIGEGASSALINGLAKEGGGHAQFITGTDRMQPKVMQSLRFALQPAVEDVSVTWDLPEGVSATVLSPPITTLFQGQRSLVYAQLTGQSSEAAEGGVTVKYSLAGHPSQSQLHFSLRPTEDTGLTVHRLAARLLIRSLEMEESDDEGEQDRGVKQKVVELSVQSGVSSAFTAFIAVKKGDGGAIQGPLMRRDVPTPSYGLVAQCCYMSADTQAFSCSLDSLDEDYQLDYGSPPSDEAEVLYSYEGGLVKGQMAYSNEDFSPEVALPEQPRRDPLLQLVSLQKASGCWMLDPALAAALGKTSEEVENTKPSAVNQEVWATILALIWLHGFKKDAQEEWELLAMKAVSWLRAQNATCVAECVEAGNAVLGCEVQRDALGL
- the LOC143323817 gene encoding von Willebrand factor A domain-containing protein 5A-like isoform X1, whose translation is MSCCGLLTAQKEPVPLKSVEVELEVRDHVATVVSTLTYENKEDKPIEAVFVFPLPGDAAVCHFSATIGQTQIVAEVKEKQEAREDYDDALSSGQQAFLLEESEQSPDIFSLSVGSLPPGESASIRLEYVTELAVQADDGLRFCLPAVLNPRYQPQGSDGASVQVTSVPASLVPYSLSFSARVSSPRPVSKVESNCSLDPLQYLNTEQTQATVKLASGHKFDRDIEVLIYYKDAHQPTAVVEAGQASAKPGSLMGDPVVMLSLYPEFPEAVMSSVASCGEFVLLLDRSGSMDCGTGDSDEPETRISSARDTLLLLLKSLPMGCYFNIYSFGSNYEHIFPKSVEYNEKTMEEALKKVEKMDANLGGTEILEPLKHIYSQPCIPSQPRQLFVFTDGEVGNTKEVISLVKKNSGSHRCFSFGIGEGASSALINGLAKEGGGHAQFITGTDRMQPKVMQSLRFALQPAVEDVSVTWDLPEGVSATVLSPPITTLFQGQRSLVYAQLTGQSSEAAEGGVTVKYSLAGHPSQSQLHFSLRPTEDTGLTVHRLAARLLIRSLEMEESDDEGEQDRGVKQKVVELSVQSGVSSAFTAFIAVKKGDGGAIQGPLMRRDVPTPSYGLVAQCCYMSADTQAFSACSLDSLDEDYQLDYGSPPSDEAEVLYSYEGGLVKGQMAYSNEDFSPEVALPEQPRRDPLLQLVSLQKASGCWMLDPALAAALGKTSEEVENTKPSAVNQEVWATILALIWLHGFKKDAQEEWELLAMKAVSWLRAQNATCVAECVEAGNAVLGCEVQRDALGL